From the Helianthus annuus cultivar XRQ/B chromosome 17, HanXRQr2.0-SUNRISE, whole genome shotgun sequence genome, the window ATCTCTTGTTTATTActtaaaaagaaaattaaattTATATTGTGTGTACGGGAGTGAGTGGGTGTTAATGGCTATTGTCTGATTACAGAATGACTTTCGATATTGAGGCATTTGTTTCCAGGCTTACATATTATATTATGTACGTGGTCATATATGTTATATATGCTGCTACTTATATAAGACtattttttataataatctaCCCATGGTTTCAAAACCATAAAAGAAAATTTAATCATGCTGCTTTATCTACTTAGCTTATCAATACTCATTTAGTTAATATAAAACTCACATATCCTACTTTAGATAAGCAGCGGTTTTGATATCAAATGGATCTTGAATCTATCATGGATCTTCTCTAAATactatattaataaaataatgacCTTTGTTAGTATAAATACCAACTCCCACATCTCCATCAATTCCATCACAATCCATATTTCAAACATCTTTTTGGAGTATAACACATCAAAGAAAATGCAGAAAATTAGTGCTTCATCTTTAGCTCTTGGTCCAGATGGATTAAACATAGCTCAGTCCTTCTTCAAGCCCATCCATGGTGCattaccaccaccacccaccacccgcAACACCAAAATCTCCGTCATTGGCGTAGGAAATGTCGGTATGGCCATTGCCCAAACCATTCTGACACAAGATCTCGCAGACGAGATCGCTCTCGTCGACGTTAACCCCGACAAGCTCCGTGGTGAGATGCTTGACCTCCAGCACGCCGCTGCATTCCTCCCACGTACCACTATCTCTGCATCCGTTGATCACTCATGCACTGTTGGTTCTGATCTTGTGATTGTAACCGCGGGTGCCCGCCAGTTACCCGGGGAGTCTAGGCTGAATTTGTTGCAGAGGAATGTGAGTTTGTTCTCCAAGATAATTCCTCCATTGTCAGCCGGGTCTCCGGAGACTGTTATGATGATAGTGTCTAACCCGGTGGATATTTTGACGTATGTTGCATGGAAATTATCTGGGCTTCCAGCTAACCGGGTTATCGGGTCAGGTACTAATCTGGATTCTTCACGCTTTCGGTTTCTCATTGCGGATCATCTTGATGTCAATGCCCATGATGTGCAGGTTAGTTTGAAGTTTTACGAGTCCTTAcatacactactagaaaactgccgAAAACTTAACCCTAGTTCTCGTCAGAGTTTTGTTAGAAACTGGTCAGAAATTTAAACAAAATTAGAaaataagaataaaaagaaatggACAGATTATCTGTAACGTACATTCCAATAATATTTTGTAAACATGTCACTTACTAGTTATTAATCTTTTATCTAACTTTTTACTCAAGGCATATATCATGGGAGAGCACGGAGACTCTTCTGTAGCACTATGGTCAAGCATAAGCGTTGGTGGAGTGCCGATACTTAGCTTTCTAGATAGACAACAAATCGCCTATGAGAAGCAAACACTCGAGAACATACACAAAGAAGTCGTCCAAGGTGCATATGAAGTGATTGGTTTAAAGGGTTATACATCATGGGCCATTGGTTACTCGGTTTCTAACCTAGCTCGGACCATATTAAGGGACCAACGCAAGGTGCATCCTGTTTCAGTACTAGCTAAAGGGTTCTATGGCATCAATGGGGGCGAGGTGTTCCTTAGCTTGCCGACACAGTTGGGAAGGAGCGGAGTGATGGGAGTGACGAGTTTGCATCTAACCGAAGATGAATCTCAACAACTTCAAAAGTCTGCTATGACCATTTTGGAGGTGCAAAGCGAATTGGGTATTTGAATTTGATTAAATAtccttttatatttatattagCAAAGAATCTGTTTGTATTTGTATTTATTTGTGATGTTAAGTTTATGTGTGTGGTTTTCTTTGTATTTTGTAATCTTTAACGATTAAAAATATGTGAGTTTTATCTATTTCAATGCTTTTACCAATAATTATTTTAAAAGAGACCATTTTTTTGGATATTCACACCCTCTCACTTTATTTCGCTCTGTATACACATCAATATATAGAGATAGAGTGAGAACGAGTGTTCCACTAAGATTTTGAAATGTACCAATAAGATAATCATTTTTATTGGTAGATTACTTAACTGACGTAGAGAGCAAAAATATAATATAAGTGAGTATAGAGAGTTCCACAAACTTTATAGAAATAATTTTAACTTCACATCAAATTAGTTGTTGAAGAAACGTGTATCAGATGGGTAAGTTCTGTCGGGTAATTTCCACGCCAGCAACCTGAACGATGACCTACAAAGTAACACACCGTCAGGACTCATTACTGGAATGAGGTTATTGTTGGGTTTCCGTGGTGATCGGCCAAAACTTTAATTTATCAAAACCCGGTTCAATAAataatagttaattaattaaacgagttaattaataaaacgcagcggaaatataAACTAATGATCAACAAAACGAAACCCGACAAGATCCGGTTACATGCAAATACGAGCAcggtaaaaaatatatatttaactaccgatgagaaagatatacctcggttaatgactaaccggtcgagacaccgaggttcaacgaacaaGTGCTAGTAAACGAACCAACGAGATGCGACAAAGGGGGCGGCGCTGAGCGGCGACAGCCGGCGGCAGTCAGCAGCGGCAGCCGGGGCAGCAAGCGGCGGCAGGCGGCGGCAGGTGCCGGCTGGACAGCGGCTGGCAGCGGCTGGGACGGGGAGGCGACGGAGGCAGCGGGGCGGCGACGGTGGCAGCCCGTGGCTGGCTTGGTGGTCGGTTTTATGTGGGTGTTCTTGAGAGAGTTTTTGCAACCTTGTGTTCATCAAACTCTCTTATCTCTCAAATTGCAAGACCCACCATTTAAATAGACATGGACCTCTTTTGCATGATTGCCAAGTGTCAAGACATGCAAAATTGCATGTACTCTGATTGGGCAAAAGGGTGGTGCATGAAAAGTGGTGTAAGATTCTTTGCATGCAATGCCATTGGCCGAGATTTAGGTGCGCGACAAGTGGCAATGCAAGAGTGTTCTTGTCTCACCCGGTCCACGTACCCGTCTTTCCGTTAATACCCGCGTATGATCATAAATAATTATGATATGTCTCGTATGTtgttcgtaattaccagttaaacgggttaagtggatttttagttcgttgcccaaggtgtaactcttacggtcaagacccggtcggcaACGTTGACTTATTGAACCGGACATAATATCTAACAGCTCCCACTTGGACGGTCTCTGATAAGATCTCAATGCAGACAGCCAGCGGTGTTCTAGCTACACATAGCTGCCCCCAACAGGTCATGACACTTTAAAGTCATTTACCAAGGTATCTTCTCTTTAGCAACGACTTCCTACATGAAGACAGTAGACTTATGGCAATTCTTCGTCATCTATCCTTTCTGTAAAAGACATCAATTGAACAATGAGACATGGATCAGATTCAATCTCACATGGCGTTCAATCATTATCGTTCTCGTTCACAGAATCAAAGTGGTCCAAtcaaacacacagtaagtttgggtaaggccatacacttcaccagtttgaatcaacgagggcgcccagatgtctaactgttacatataatgtaagagtacagaatcccatcttggctacatacaactcccactgaacttcagaacCATTCTCAACCAATGCCTTTATGACTAGCAGTTACGCGACAGCGTTGGACACTGATCAAAGAATAGTCTTTAGTAAACGAAAGTTCtagtatgtatctcaggtcagaggatactaaatgagtataCCTAAATCAAATACATCTTATGACCAtgatccatgaagatgattttATTCGAGTTACATCCAACGTCATTTATAATGAGGTTTGTGAGTCTGGAAGTCAACTCCTTGAGTCCACAGTCAGAACAGTCTTAATTTAGAGTCGTTCCCACGAGTCTGACCGACTACGGATAATTTAGAATACAAGATTCATGGATTAAACGTACAAAAATCGAACACAGCTGTAAGATTCAAACTTTGCATTTAGCTGGTAAATCAAAGGTGAATTCAAAAGGTACAACTGTTTGAATgttcgtacatccaaatactaaatcaaaacaaatggctaTCCAATCTAAGACCGATAGCATTCCCATGCTTATCCTAAGACATCGG encodes:
- the LOC110922114 gene encoding L-lactate dehydrogenase B, with product MQKISASSLALGPDGLNIAQSFFKPIHGALPPPPTTRNTKISVIGVGNVGMAIAQTILTQDLADEIALVDVNPDKLRGEMLDLQHAAAFLPRTTISASVDHSCTVGSDLVIVTAGARQLPGESRLNLLQRNVSLFSKIIPPLSAGSPETVMMIVSNPVDILTYVAWKLSGLPANRVIGSGTNLDSSRFRFLIADHLDVNAHDVQAYIMGEHGDSSVALWSSISVGGVPILSFLDRQQIAYEKQTLENIHKEVVQGAYEVIGLKGYTSWAIGYSVSNLARTILRDQRKVHPVSVLAKGFYGINGGEVFLSLPTQLGRSGVMGVTSLHLTEDESQQLQKSAMTILEVQSELGI